From Micromonospora rhizosphaerae, the proteins below share one genomic window:
- a CDS encoding LacI family DNA-binding transcriptional regulator: protein MNRPPASIREVASMAGVSVGTVSNVLNRPDIVAEATRRRVLDAIRQLGFVRNESARQLRAGHSRTIGLVVLDVANPFFTDVARGVEDSANDAGLAVILCNSDDDPAKESRYLDLLEEQRVQGILITPVTATNQRLEQLRKRGTPIVLLDRRATDDTQCSVAVNDVLGGELAVGHLLAQGHTHLAFVGGPFTTRQVQERQQGALQAMRAAGRDPGELHIIETSALNVAAGRDAAARLAGTMPRPTAVFCANDLLALGVLQEMTRRGVRVPHDLAIVGYDDIEFAAAAAVPLSSVRQPRQLLGRTAAELLIEEATEDSSHLHRQVVFDPELVVRDSSDQKIGRRSRHRLPIREAGTATRGSA, encoded by the coding sequence GTGAACCGACCCCCAGCGAGCATCCGTGAGGTCGCCAGCATGGCCGGCGTCTCCGTCGGCACTGTCTCCAACGTCCTCAACCGACCCGACATCGTGGCCGAAGCAACCCGTCGCAGAGTCCTCGACGCGATCCGCCAACTCGGCTTCGTCCGCAACGAGTCGGCTCGACAGCTGCGCGCCGGTCACAGCCGCACGATCGGCCTCGTGGTCCTCGACGTGGCCAACCCGTTCTTCACCGACGTCGCCCGCGGCGTGGAGGACAGCGCCAACGACGCCGGTCTCGCGGTCATCCTGTGCAACAGCGATGACGACCCCGCCAAGGAGTCCCGCTACCTCGATCTCCTCGAGGAGCAGCGGGTGCAGGGAATCCTGATCACCCCCGTGACCGCGACCAACCAGCGCTTGGAGCAGCTGCGCAAGCGCGGCACACCCATCGTGCTGCTCGACCGCCGGGCGACCGACGACACGCAGTGCTCTGTTGCCGTGAACGACGTCCTCGGCGGTGAGCTCGCGGTGGGACACCTGCTCGCGCAGGGACACACACACCTCGCATTCGTCGGCGGACCCTTCACCACCCGGCAGGTTCAGGAGCGACAGCAGGGCGCCCTCCAGGCGATGCGGGCCGCCGGCCGGGACCCTGGCGAGTTGCACATCATCGAAACCAGCGCCCTCAACGTCGCCGCCGGCCGGGACGCCGCCGCCCGCCTCGCCGGGACAATGCCCAGACCGACCGCGGTGTTCTGCGCCAACGACCTGCTCGCACTCGGCGTGCTTCAGGAGATGACCCGCCGCGGCGTGCGGGTTCCGCACGACCTGGCCATCGTCGGCTACGACGACATCGAATTCGCCGCCGCCGCCGCAGTGCCGCTGTCCTCGGTTCGCCAGCCCCGGCAGTTGCTCGGGCGGACCGCCGCGGAGCTGCTCATCGAGGAGGCGACGGAGGACAGCAGCCACCTGCACCGCCAGGTCGTCTTCGATCCGGAGCTGGTCGTACGCGATTCGAGCGACCAGAAGATCGGCCGGCGGTCGCGGCACCGCCTACCCATCCGCGAGGCCGGCACAGCCACCCGAGGCTCCGCGTAG
- a CDS encoding sugar ABC transporter ATP-binding protein, with protein MDSSQAPVLEVTRLTVEFPGVRALDGVDLEIRAGEVHALVGENGAGKSTLLKVLGGVYTPSAGTVRLRGDIYAPRRPSDAHAHGIAVIYQEFTLFPELTVAENVYAGREPHSRWSRGIRYGEMRAGCRRLFGTLGVDIDPDARVADLSVSEQQLVEIAKALGTDGQVIVMDEPTAALSKEEVERLLDVVRRLRDEGRSVIYVSHRLEEVFAVADRATVLRDGRLVRTLDITATGEDELVRLMVGRDIDAVFHRDTVAEGRVVLRLVGVSAGRHLRDVSLEVRAGEVVGIGGVAGAGQAELTQAVFGALPLRAGHMELDGRPFAPSTPADALAAGVGFLHEDRKRAGILPDLSVRQNLTVTVLDRLRHGFARLLSRQAEENTYTEYGSRLRVRSTGPDQLISELSGGNQQKVLLARALAPGGRVLVLNEPTRGVDIGAKAEIHALINELTAAGAAVIMVSSDLPELLGTSDRVVVLSRGRIVGVLEGEDRTEENVVACATTGRRIGVAA; from the coding sequence GTGGACAGCTCCCAGGCGCCCGTGCTGGAGGTTACCCGCCTCACCGTCGAGTTCCCGGGGGTCCGCGCACTCGACGGTGTCGACCTCGAGATCCGTGCCGGCGAGGTGCACGCCCTGGTCGGGGAGAACGGTGCCGGCAAGTCGACCCTGTTGAAGGTCCTCGGCGGGGTCTACACACCCAGCGCCGGCACCGTCCGGCTGCGCGGCGACATCTACGCGCCGCGCCGGCCCAGCGATGCGCACGCCCACGGCATCGCCGTGATCTACCAGGAGTTCACGCTCTTCCCCGAGCTCACCGTCGCCGAGAACGTCTACGCGGGACGCGAGCCGCACTCCCGGTGGTCTCGCGGGATCCGGTACGGGGAGATGCGCGCCGGATGCCGGCGACTGTTCGGCACCCTCGGCGTCGACATCGATCCCGACGCCCGGGTGGCCGACCTCAGCGTCTCCGAGCAGCAGCTCGTCGAGATCGCCAAGGCGCTCGGCACCGACGGTCAGGTCATCGTCATGGACGAGCCGACCGCGGCACTGTCCAAGGAAGAGGTGGAGCGGCTGCTCGACGTGGTCCGCCGCCTCCGCGACGAGGGCCGCTCGGTGATCTACGTGAGCCACCGGCTGGAGGAGGTGTTCGCCGTCGCCGACCGGGCTACCGTCCTTCGCGACGGGCGCCTCGTCCGTACCCTCGACATAACGGCGACCGGCGAGGACGAGCTCGTCCGGCTCATGGTCGGGCGCGACATCGACGCGGTCTTCCACCGTGACACGGTCGCGGAGGGCAGGGTCGTCCTGCGCCTGGTCGGCGTGAGCGCCGGCCGGCACTTGCGCGACGTCAGCCTCGAGGTACGGGCGGGGGAGGTCGTCGGCATCGGTGGTGTGGCGGGTGCCGGGCAGGCCGAACTCACGCAGGCGGTCTTCGGCGCGCTGCCACTCCGCGCGGGGCACATGGAACTCGACGGCCGGCCCTTCGCTCCGTCGACGCCGGCGGATGCGCTCGCGGCGGGCGTCGGCTTCCTCCACGAGGACCGCAAGCGTGCGGGCATCCTGCCCGACCTGTCGGTGCGCCAGAACCTGACGGTGACGGTGCTGGACCGGCTCCGCCACGGGTTCGCTCGCCTGCTCTCCCGCCAGGCGGAGGAGAACACCTACACCGAGTACGGCAGCCGGCTGCGGGTCCGCTCCACGGGCCCGGACCAGCTCATCAGCGAGCTCTCCGGCGGCAACCAGCAAAAGGTGCTGCTGGCCCGGGCGCTCGCGCCGGGTGGACGGGTCCTGGTCCTCAACGAGCCCACCCGCGGCGTGGACATCGGCGCCAAGGCCGAGATCCATGCGCTCATCAACGAACTCACCGCCGCAGGTGCGGCAGTCATCATGGTCAGCAGCGACCTGCCGGAGCTGCTCGGCACGAGCGACCGCGTCGTGGTGCTGTCCAGAGGACGCATCGTCGGGGTGCTCGAGGGAGAAGACCGCACCGAGGAAAATGTCGTCGCCTGCGCGACCACGGGTCGCCGGATCGGAGTGGCCGCATGA
- a CDS encoding ABC transporter permease encodes MTTAAPERGTPAALRERRARGADPRSRLSRAIERAPLAVPLVLIAVVLTVATDRFLSVDNVTNVIVAAGIVAIPGMAMTLCIAMGEFDLSVGSTVSLTGAVACTWIVGGHSAGLAMVVGLMVGAAVGLLNGLVVTKLGVTPFIATLATLVIVRGVSLAYTGGRDVIVSSSTLKFLAAGRVAGVPMPVVLTAVTALVAWWVVNRTRFGRWVCAIGSNREAARMSGLPVDRVRTAVYVMVGVAGGIWGLLISSQLQKGSGQLGLGFELDAITIVVIGGTSLLGGRASVVGTLLGAVLIETIRNGLNLLNTPPAYQRISIGLLLVVALTIQALRRNTPAEALDDV; translated from the coding sequence ATGACCACCGCCGCCCCCGAGCGGGGCACCCCAGCCGCCCTTCGCGAGCGGCGCGCCCGCGGCGCCGACCCGAGGTCCCGCCTCAGCCGAGCGATCGAGAGGGCGCCGCTCGCGGTGCCGCTGGTGCTCATCGCTGTCGTCCTCACCGTGGCGACCGACCGGTTCCTCAGCGTCGACAACGTCACCAACGTCATCGTCGCCGCCGGGATCGTCGCGATCCCCGGTATGGCGATGACGCTCTGCATCGCGATGGGGGAGTTCGACCTCTCCGTCGGCTCCACGGTCTCGCTGACCGGGGCGGTCGCCTGTACGTGGATCGTTGGCGGCCACTCCGCGGGCCTGGCCATGGTGGTCGGCCTCATGGTCGGCGCGGCGGTGGGACTGCTCAACGGCCTCGTCGTCACGAAGCTCGGCGTGACCCCGTTCATCGCGACGCTGGCGACGCTGGTCATCGTCCGCGGCGTCTCCCTCGCCTACACCGGCGGCCGGGACGTCATCGTCAGCTCGTCCACCCTGAAGTTCCTCGCCGCCGGACGTGTGGCCGGCGTACCGATGCCGGTGGTGCTCACCGCGGTGACCGCGCTCGTCGCGTGGTGGGTGGTCAACCGCACCCGCTTCGGACGGTGGGTCTGCGCGATCGGCTCGAACCGGGAGGCCGCGCGCATGTCCGGCTTGCCTGTCGACCGGGTACGGACCGCTGTCTACGTCATGGTCGGTGTCGCCGGGGGCATCTGGGGCCTGCTCATCTCGAGCCAGTTGCAGAAGGGGTCGGGGCAACTCGGCCTCGGCTTCGAACTCGACGCGATCACGATCGTGGTGATCGGCGGCACCAGCCTGCTCGGCGGACGGGCGTCGGTCGTCGGCACGCTGCTCGGGGCGGTGCTCATCGAGACGATTCGCAACGGCCTCAACCTGCTCAACACCCCACCCGCCTACCAGCGCATCAGCATCGGCCTGCTGCTCGTCGTCGCCCTGACGATCCAGGCTCTGCGTCGCAACACCCCCGCGGAGGCCCTCGATGACGTCTGA
- a CDS encoding ABC transporter permease encodes MTSDTALPPAPGAQAPAPATGTQRRWVRQHSIGALWETWGITAVLVILLAASPLLSSDFLTVANFQSVLRESAYLGIVAAAMTLAVMNGTFDLSVGGQLALVSVTTLMGYAAGGTGLAVVVALLTGVACGAVNGALVTAMRVPPFVATLGMLFVFRGIAYVLTQHGPKTLPYSEIGSPFVKIGGLNIAGIPLPFLIMVACYGVTWVLLRRTATGRRIVAFGSSPEAARFCGISVHRIRMFIFVVIGFSVGIAALTYISRVWTADGAAQDGFELRVIAAVVLGGTSLKGGKGTLIGTFSAVLLVGVLNDLLVSRGVDASYQRVVLGCVLITALAIDGFRTRFAVPGSFARLLPTQRREAPAP; translated from the coding sequence ATGACGTCTGACACCGCCCTGCCGCCGGCTCCCGGCGCCCAGGCACCCGCCCCGGCCACCGGGACCCAGCGCCGGTGGGTCCGCCAGCACAGCATCGGTGCGCTCTGGGAGACGTGGGGGATCACCGCCGTCCTCGTCATCCTGCTGGCCGCCTCGCCGCTGCTGTCGTCCGACTTCCTGACCGTCGCCAACTTCCAGTCAGTGCTGCGCGAGAGCGCGTACCTGGGGATCGTCGCCGCGGCCATGACGCTCGCGGTCATGAACGGCACGTTCGACCTTTCGGTCGGTGGTCAGCTCGCGCTGGTCTCGGTGACGACCCTGATGGGCTACGCGGCCGGCGGCACCGGGCTCGCCGTGGTGGTCGCACTGCTCACCGGGGTGGCGTGCGGAGCGGTCAACGGGGCGCTGGTGACCGCCATGCGCGTGCCGCCGTTCGTCGCCACGCTCGGCATGCTGTTCGTCTTCCGGGGCATTGCCTACGTCCTCACCCAGCACGGTCCCAAGACGTTGCCCTACAGCGAGATCGGATCGCCGTTCGTGAAGATCGGCGGGCTGAACATCGCCGGCATCCCGTTGCCGTTTCTGATCATGGTGGCCTGCTACGGCGTGACCTGGGTGCTGTTGCGGCGTACCGCCACGGGCCGGCGGATCGTGGCGTTCGGCTCTTCGCCGGAGGCCGCGAGGTTCTGCGGCATCTCGGTGCACCGCATCCGGATGTTCATCTTCGTCGTCATCGGATTCAGCGTCGGTATCGCGGCGCTGACCTACATCAGTCGGGTATGGACGGCCGACGGCGCCGCCCAGGACGGCTTCGAGCTGCGCGTCATCGCCGCCGTCGTACTCGGGGGCACCAGCCTCAAGGGTGGCAAGGGCACGCTGATCGGCACCTTCTCGGCGGTGCTGCTGGTCGGCGTCCTCAACGACCTGCTGGTCAGCCGCGGCGTCGACGCCTCCTACCAGCGCGTGGTGCTCGGCTGCGTGCTCATCACCGCGCTCGCCATCGACGGTTTTCGTACGCGGTTCGCCGTACCCGGATCGTTCGCCCGACTGCTGCCGACCCAGCGCCGGGAGGCGCCGGCGCCCTGA
- a CDS encoding substrate-binding domain-containing protein yields the protein MRTNLSTLAIAGVLALGLTACSDSTTAEGGKPSGAAGGDVTVGFSVYDMQYEFFQKMEKGTREAVEAKGWKFKLHDEKSDENEMVTGAQALLDQGVDVLIISPFKPDALGPIVAKAKQKQIPVIIDDIGGGGTPYDAIVISDNADGGKQAADYMAQQIAANGAKSKKVVSITCEPSAVYAARRNQAFDEQIKAKGFQVVTELSGNSKAEEAYKIMKDALAKDPDVTGVFACNDPMGVAAANAIKDAGKDPVKGIVTVGFNADPEAITAIGKGGLSATIAQDPAGMGAKTVELAAQALDGGKLTYDDATNREVFQKVTLVTKDNVAQFAG from the coding sequence GTGCGCACCAACCTCTCCACTCTGGCCATCGCCGGGGTGCTCGCCCTTGGCCTGACAGCGTGCTCGGACTCAACGACCGCCGAGGGTGGCAAGCCCTCCGGCGCAGCTGGCGGCGATGTCACCGTCGGCTTCTCGGTGTACGACATGCAGTACGAGTTCTTCCAGAAGATGGAAAAGGGCACCCGTGAAGCCGTCGAGGCGAAGGGCTGGAAGTTCAAGCTCCACGACGAAAAGAGCGACGAGAACGAGATGGTGACCGGCGCCCAGGCGCTGCTCGACCAGGGCGTCGACGTCCTCATCATCAGCCCGTTCAAGCCCGACGCGCTCGGCCCGATCGTCGCCAAGGCCAAGCAGAAGCAGATCCCGGTCATCATCGACGACATTGGTGGGGGCGGCACCCCGTACGACGCCATTGTGATCTCGGACAACGCCGACGGCGGTAAGCAGGCCGCGGACTACATGGCCCAGCAGATCGCGGCCAACGGCGCCAAGAGCAAGAAGGTCGTCTCGATCACCTGTGAGCCCTCGGCCGTGTACGCGGCCCGGCGTAACCAGGCGTTCGACGAGCAGATCAAGGCCAAGGGCTTCCAGGTCGTCACCGAGCTCTCCGGCAACTCCAAGGCGGAAGAGGCGTACAAGATCATGAAGGACGCCCTCGCCAAGGACCCGGACGTCACCGGCGTCTTCGCCTGCAACGACCCGATGGGCGTCGCCGCCGCCAACGCGATCAAGGACGCGGGTAAGGATCCGGTCAAGGGCATCGTGACCGTCGGCTTCAACGCCGACCCCGAGGCGATCACCGCGATTGGCAAGGGCGGGCTGTCGGCCACCATCGCGCAGGACCCGGCGGGCATGGGGGCGAAGACCGTGGAACTCGCGGCGCAGGCCCTCGACGGCGGCAAGCTGACCTACGACGACGCGACCAACCGCGAGGTGTTCCAGAAGGTCACGCTGGTGACCAAGGACAACGTCGCGCAGTTCGCGGGCTGA
- a CDS encoding glycosyltransferase WbsX family protein, which produces MSTPISRKNFLRLAGASVGALAIDGVVGSPAAAQTTTQPAREPGVEFVAYYFPQWHADPRNEQWFGPGWSEWEVLKSARPRFAGHDQPKRPLWGYTDESDPEQMARRIDAAASHGLNAFVFDWYWYDGPFLNGALDRGFLQADNRDELKFALMWANHDWWDLYPAKRRTLYDTLMPGATDRAAFERATDHVITNYMRHPAYWRAGGKAYFSIYDIGTLQTGLGGRPATRAALDDLRARAARAGVGELHLNVVVNQWMPDINAMVAELGFDSITHYTWIHHEYDLLTQIATPYDTVRESAARSWERFDGDFEAPYFPVVSMGWDPSPRTAQSEIYEPIGYPFTPVFTKNTPGEFRQALQAAREFVAKPEHELKIVSINAWNEWTEGSYLEPDVEHGMAYLDALRTVARSARA; this is translated from the coding sequence GTGAGCACGCCCATCTCCCGCAAGAACTTCCTCCGCCTCGCCGGCGCGAGCGTCGGCGCCCTCGCCATCGACGGTGTTGTCGGCAGCCCCGCCGCAGCGCAGACCACGACCCAGCCGGCCCGCGAGCCGGGCGTCGAGTTCGTGGCCTACTACTTCCCCCAGTGGCACGCCGATCCCCGTAACGAGCAGTGGTTCGGGCCGGGGTGGAGCGAGTGGGAGGTGCTCAAGTCCGCCCGTCCGCGGTTCGCCGGGCACGACCAGCCGAAGCGGCCGCTCTGGGGATACACCGACGAGAGCGACCCTGAGCAGATGGCTCGGCGTATCGACGCCGCTGCCAGCCACGGCCTCAACGCCTTCGTCTTCGACTGGTACTGGTACGACGGGCCCTTCCTCAACGGCGCCCTGGACCGTGGCTTTCTCCAGGCCGACAACCGAGACGAACTGAAGTTCGCGCTCATGTGGGCCAACCACGACTGGTGGGACCTGTACCCGGCCAAGCGTCGGACCCTCTACGACACCCTCATGCCCGGCGCCACCGATCGCGCGGCGTTCGAGCGGGCCACGGATCACGTCATCACGAACTACATGCGCCACCCGGCCTACTGGCGGGCCGGCGGTAAGGCCTACTTCTCGATCTACGATATCGGGACCCTGCAGACCGGGCTCGGCGGCCGGCCCGCGACGCGTGCAGCGCTCGATGACCTGCGGGCCCGTGCGGCTCGCGCCGGCGTCGGCGAACTGCACCTGAACGTCGTCGTCAACCAGTGGATGCCCGACATCAACGCGATGGTGGCGGAGCTGGGCTTCGACAGCATCACGCACTACACCTGGATCCACCACGAGTACGACCTGCTCACCCAGATCGCCACGCCGTACGACACGGTCCGTGAGTCCGCCGCGCGCAGTTGGGAGCGGTTCGACGGCGACTTCGAGGCCCCGTACTTCCCGGTGGTGAGCATGGGCTGGGATCCCAGCCCCCGGACCGCCCAGTCCGAGATCTACGAGCCCATCGGCTACCCCTTCACGCCGGTCTTCACCAAGAACACCCCCGGTGAATTCCGCCAGGCGTTGCAGGCCGCGCGCGAGTTCGTGGCCAAGCCCGAGCACGAGCTGAAGATCGTCTCGATCAACGCCTGGAACGAGTGGACCGAGGGCAGCTACCTCGAGCCCGACGTGGAGCACGGCATGGCCTACCTCGACGCTCTTCGCACGGTCGCCCGGTCGGCGAGGGCCTGA
- a CDS encoding family 43 glycosylhydrolase — MSAGAAPGRALARARKLVLAAGLGLSLVAGSTPAAASPDPAPASSMSTTVVNGDTHGGTIRFDVDGNAIDAHDGEIQRFGNRYYLYGTSYGCGYVRLERPATPWCGYRVYSSPDLAHWTDEGPLFDATTTAWQSRCNSATLSCYRPHVAYNAASRKYVLWVNTYDVPVHFHVLTSDSPIGPFQEEPDLPRLALDGGGDMDLFVDDDGSAYLAYTLTGAGYDVAVERLDKTYTTGTGAYTRLDVRNTEAPSLFRRGDTYYVTLSDPNCAYCSGTGASYLTAPSPLGPWTGAMRGDAPIIDGQLKLASLGTVSRPGLDWTDYTLDLSVTPLQTGGGGAYAQAGWFFRAQDTRNGYAWLIGNYPHPGATGGNLTKVVYVNGQPAKVTVLKLPFPIVGGQRYQVRTEVLGSTFRTWVNGVLVDATTDSTYATGRIGLRETTGESGLFDDVTVTAPDGTRLFQEGFSGDTAQWIGLEPRKRGFPISEDSCGGQPADVAVLPAPGGRTYLFQSDRWNNGDQNEALAKHYWEPLRFRADGSIEPLTCGETYDLTLAGLKQGSDRAPADLDQSTGSAGFRAFCDTKGALRRAQTFIAGRSGVLSRVAYTSFQDNHPNGPLTVSITALRPDGTPGDVLWTGTHEVGELSWAPTEVTVEPNLTVTAGKSYAVVVSAPTLTKGCYGMVYAPDDPYTGGAALVSTDGGTIWRVEQGRDLKLETSVRTGTTTQTVPADPA; from the coding sequence ATGAGCGCCGGCGCCGCACCCGGGCGCGCCCTCGCCCGTGCGAGAAAGCTGGTCCTGGCAGCCGGGCTCGGGCTGTCGCTGGTCGCCGGCTCGACGCCCGCGGCCGCGTCGCCCGACCCTGCCCCCGCCTCCTCGATGAGCACAACGGTGGTCAACGGGGATACGCATGGCGGGACGATCCGCTTCGACGTGGACGGGAACGCCATCGACGCGCACGACGGGGAGATCCAGCGGTTCGGGAACCGCTACTACCTCTACGGCACCAGCTACGGCTGCGGCTACGTGCGGCTCGAGCGCCCGGCCACCCCGTGGTGCGGCTACCGGGTCTACTCCTCGCCGGACCTCGCCCACTGGACCGACGAAGGCCCGCTCTTCGACGCCACCACGACCGCCTGGCAGTCGCGGTGCAACAGCGCGACGCTGTCCTGCTACCGCCCGCACGTCGCCTACAACGCGGCCAGCCGGAAGTACGTCCTGTGGGTCAACACGTACGACGTGCCGGTGCACTTCCACGTCCTGACCAGCGACTCCCCGATCGGACCCTTCCAAGAAGAGCCGGACCTGCCGAGGCTGGCGCTCGACGGCGGCGGCGACATGGATCTGTTCGTCGACGACGACGGGTCGGCCTATCTGGCGTACACGCTCACCGGCGCCGGCTACGACGTCGCCGTCGAGCGGCTGGACAAGACCTACACGACCGGGACCGGCGCGTACACGAGGCTCGACGTCCGCAACACCGAGGCGCCCTCGCTGTTTCGACGCGGCGACACCTACTACGTGACGCTCTCCGATCCGAACTGCGCCTACTGCTCCGGTACCGGCGCCTCGTATCTCACCGCTCCGTCGCCGCTCGGGCCGTGGACCGGGGCGATGCGCGGTGACGCGCCGATCATCGACGGGCAATTGAAGCTGGCCAGTCTCGGCACGGTGAGCAGGCCCGGCCTCGACTGGACCGACTACACCCTCGACCTGTCCGTCACACCACTGCAGACCGGCGGCGGCGGAGCCTACGCCCAGGCCGGTTGGTTCTTCCGCGCCCAGGACACCCGCAACGGCTACGCCTGGCTCATCGGCAACTACCCGCACCCGGGAGCGACCGGCGGCAACCTCACCAAGGTCGTCTACGTCAACGGGCAGCCGGCCAAGGTCACCGTGCTCAAGCTGCCGTTCCCGATCGTCGGCGGCCAGCGCTACCAGGTGCGCACCGAGGTGCTCGGCTCGACCTTCCGCACCTGGGTGAACGGGGTACTCGTGGACGCCACCACGGACTCCACCTATGCCACCGGCCGGATCGGCTTGCGCGAGACGACCGGCGAGAGCGGCCTGTTCGACGACGTCACCGTCACCGCTCCCGATGGCACCCGGCTGTTCCAGGAGGGCTTCTCCGGCGACACCGCCCAGTGGATCGGACTTGAGCCGCGCAAGCGCGGTTTCCCGATCAGCGAGGACTCCTGCGGCGGGCAGCCGGCCGATGTCGCTGTCCTTCCCGCGCCGGGCGGTCGCACGTACCTGTTCCAATCCGACCGATGGAACAATGGCGACCAGAACGAGGCGCTCGCCAAGCACTACTGGGAACCACTGCGGTTCCGCGCCGACGGCTCGATTGAGCCCCTGACCTGCGGCGAAACGTACGACCTGACGCTCGCGGGACTCAAGCAGGGCAGTGACCGCGCCCCGGCCGACCTCGACCAGAGCACCGGTTCAGCCGGCTTCCGCGCCTTCTGTGACACCAAGGGCGCGCTCCGGCGGGCGCAGACCTTCATCGCCGGCCGCTCGGGTGTGCTCAGCCGCGTCGCCTACACCTCGTTCCAGGACAACCACCCGAACGGCCCGCTGACGGTCTCGATCACAGCCCTACGTCCCGATGGCACCCCGGGTGACGTGCTCTGGACCGGTACCCACGAGGTCGGCGAACTGAGCTGGGCCCCCACCGAGGTGACCGTGGAGCCCAACCTGACGGTTACGGCCGGCAAGTCGTATGCCGTGGTCGTCAGCGCCCCGACGCTCACGAAGGGGTGCTACGGCATGGTGTACGCGCCCGACGACCCGTACACAGGCGGCGCAGCGCTGGTCAGTACGGACGGCGGCACCATTTGGCGGGTCGAGCAGGGTCGAGATCTCAAGCTCGAGACCTCGGTGCGCACCGGAACCACCACCCAGACTGTGCCGGCGGACCCGGCATGA
- a CDS encoding glycoside hydrolase family 99-like domain-containing protein: MRQDITGDQAAHHGGTPMSRKRFLQLTGAATTAAFAGGSGLLQPDAALAANPQARPDVAAFYFPQWHVDPLNEYWFGRGWSEWELVKRAQPRYPGHQQPKVPAWGMQDEAQPAVMAKKIDAAADHGVDAFMFDWYWYTTGTGSWGPYLHRCLEEGFLRAPNVSRIKFALMWANHDWNNLFPVHRANPVNTLKVGNTTLFGAQVPASFDALTTYVVEKYMTHPSYWRVGGGAYFSIYQIEKFLDGFGRDVGAARAALDAFRVKARAAGVGELHLNCMTVDCEPFVPDSHPRSMANRNKLVDQLGMDSHTTYVWIHHSPFTRFPETAYSEMRAHAATVWDTLTRGLERPYFPNVTMGWDSSPRTVQSDVWENLGYPWTPVLGGNTPQEFETALRLARDFAVANASPPIVTVNAWNEWTEGSYLEPDEQHGNGHLNAVRRVFGVRKGA, from the coding sequence ATGAGACAGGACATCACGGGTGACCAGGCAGCGCACCACGGTGGGACCCCGATGTCCCGCAAGCGGTTCCTGCAGCTGACCGGCGCCGCAACGACAGCAGCGTTCGCGGGAGGCAGCGGTCTGCTGCAGCCTGATGCGGCACTCGCGGCGAACCCGCAGGCACGGCCGGACGTGGCCGCCTTCTACTTCCCGCAGTGGCACGTCGACCCACTCAACGAGTACTGGTTCGGCCGTGGGTGGAGCGAGTGGGAGCTGGTCAAGCGGGCACAGCCGCGCTACCCAGGGCACCAGCAGCCGAAGGTGCCGGCCTGGGGCATGCAGGACGAGGCGCAGCCCGCGGTGATGGCCAAGAAGATCGATGCGGCTGCCGACCACGGCGTGGACGCCTTCATGTTCGACTGGTACTGGTACACCACGGGCACCGGCAGCTGGGGTCCCTACCTGCACCGCTGCCTTGAGGAAGGCTTCCTGCGCGCGCCGAACGTCAGCCGCATCAAGTTCGCCCTGATGTGGGCCAACCACGACTGGAACAACCTGTTCCCGGTGCACCGGGCGAACCCCGTCAACACCTTGAAGGTCGGCAACACCACCCTGTTCGGAGCCCAGGTCCCGGCGTCCTTCGACGCGCTCACGACCTACGTCGTCGAGAAGTACATGACGCATCCGTCGTACTGGCGGGTCGGTGGCGGCGCCTACTTCTCCATTTACCAGATCGAGAAGTTCCTCGACGGGTTCGGTCGCGATGTCGGCGCCGCCCGCGCCGCGCTCGACGCGTTCCGCGTGAAGGCCAGGGCGGCCGGCGTCGGCGAGCTGCACCTCAACTGCATGACCGTCGACTGCGAGCCGTTCGTGCCGGACAGCCACCCGCGGTCGATGGCCAACCGCAACAAGCTTGTCGACCAACTCGGCATGGACAGCCACACCACGTACGTCTGGATCCACCACTCGCCGTTCACCCGATTTCCCGAGACGGCGTACTCCGAGATGCGCGCCCACGCGGCGACAGTGTGGGACACCCTGACCCGTGGCCTGGAGCGCCCGTACTTCCCCAACGTGACCATGGGGTGGGACTCCTCGCCGCGGACTGTGCAGAGCGACGTCTGGGAGAACCTCGGCTACCCGTGGACCCCGGTGCTCGGCGGCAACACTCCGCAGGAGTTCGAGACGGCGCTCCGCTTGGCGCGCGACTTCGCCGTCGCCAACGCCAGTCCACCGATCGTCACCGTGAACGCCTGGAACGAGTGGACCGAGGGCAGCTATCTCGAGCCCGACGAGCAGCACGGCAATGGCCATCTGAATGCCGTCCGGCGAGTCTTCGGCGTACGGAAGGGAGCTTGA